In the genome of Ancylomarina subtilis, one region contains:
- a CDS encoding phosphotransferase enzyme family protein, producing MDRNLNYIASKFQVEGNIENIRPLGEGFINDTFFVKTVGDIHPDYLLQRKNKNIFKDVPGMMGNIQKVTTHLKGKIAAANGDVSREAMTLIFTDENERFFIDEEGNYWTMCLFIKDNLTYESADSPELAFAGGKGIGKFQSMLSDMKEPLVDILPGFHNIRYRFEQWDEILQKDPVGRKKNLSKEIAWVENRRDEMLEFWTLVENGTIPTRVTHNDTKINNILFDKEGDVLCVIDLDTVLNSTVLNDFGDAMRSYTNTGLEDDENLENVGMDIEIFKGFTRGYLQEAISFLTASELEYLAFSAKYITYEQVLRFLMDYIDGDKYYKTKSAEHNLIRTHAQYKLLTSMEEQFEEMKRFVETCSQQLKNS from the coding sequence ATGGATAGAAATCTAAATTATATTGCATCGAAGTTTCAGGTTGAGGGGAATATCGAAAATATTCGTCCTTTAGGTGAAGGTTTTATCAACGATACATTTTTTGTAAAAACAGTTGGAGACATTCATCCTGATTATTTGTTGCAACGAAAGAATAAAAATATTTTCAAAGATGTTCCCGGAATGATGGGGAATATCCAGAAAGTTACCACGCATTTAAAAGGCAAAATTGCTGCTGCCAATGGTGATGTGAGCCGTGAAGCAATGACACTTATTTTCACTGATGAAAATGAACGGTTCTTTATTGATGAGGAAGGAAATTACTGGACCATGTGTCTTTTCATTAAAGATAACCTGACATACGAATCTGCAGATAGTCCGGAGCTTGCTTTTGCCGGAGGAAAGGGAATTGGTAAGTTTCAATCCATGTTATCGGATATGAAAGAACCTTTGGTTGATATTCTTCCAGGCTTCCATAATATCAGATATCGTTTTGAGCAGTGGGATGAAATCTTACAAAAAGATCCTGTAGGACGTAAGAAAAATTTAAGTAAGGAAATTGCCTGGGTTGAGAATAGAAGAGATGAAATGCTAGAATTTTGGACTTTGGTCGAGAATGGCACAATTCCTACTCGGGTCACCCATAACGATACAAAAATCAATAATATTCTATTCGATAAAGAAGGCGATGTATTGTGTGTGATCGATTTAGATACAGTGCTTAATAGTACTGTGTTAAATGACTTTGGAGATGCAATGCGATCGTATACCAATACAGGATTAGAGGATGATGAGAATCTTGAAAATGTCGGTATGGATATTGAAATATTCAAGGGGTTTACCAGAGGCTATCTTCAGGAAGCTATTTCATTTTTGACGGCATCGGAGCTGGAATATTTAGCTTTTTCTGCCAAATATATTACCTATGAGCAGGTGCTTCGTTTCCTGATGGATTATATCGATGGGGATAAATATTATAAAACAAAATCAGCAGAGCATAACTTAATCCGTACACATGCGCAATACAAGTTGCTAACAAGTATGGAAGAGCAGTTTGAGGAGATGAAACGTTTTGTTGAAACCTGTAGTCAGCAATTAAAAAATAGTTAG
- a CDS encoding sugar MFS transporter — protein sequence MSTSQSSFKSFVLPMIIIGALFFIFGFVTWLNGILIPYLQIACDLTDFQAMFVAFSFYIAYTIMALPSSWILKKTGFKNGMMVGLWVMAIGTLIFIPAAMSRTYGVFLTGLFVMGTGLAILQTASNPYVTVIGPKESAASRISILGICNKFAGAMAPLILAYYILNDGDAFKQSLETMNEVARVTALDTLAARVINPYIVMTIVLLIMGFGVRMAPLPEVDVTKNGDDESVDHSTKKNIFGYPHLILGVLALFFYVGAEVVAGDTIIRYGLSLGIELNVAKAFTSYTMVTMVVGYLLGITLIPRVISQRFALQMSAIFGVIFALGVILTSGLTSVIFVALFGFANALVWPAIWPLALSNLGRFINTGSALLIMAISGGAIMPLVWGHLSDSFGSQQAYWVMIPCYLFILFYSIKGYKLKSWK from the coding sequence ATGAGTACTTCTCAATCTTCATTCAAGAGCTTTGTTCTTCCAATGATTATCATTGGCGCCTTGTTCTTTATTTTTGGCTTTGTAACATGGCTGAATGGAATTCTAATTCCTTATTTACAAATCGCATGTGATCTGACTGATTTTCAGGCTATGTTTGTTGCTTTTTCATTCTATATCGCATATACAATTATGGCACTGCCTTCATCTTGGATTTTAAAGAAAACTGGCTTTAAAAATGGGATGATGGTAGGCTTATGGGTTATGGCTATTGGAACCCTTATTTTCATTCCTGCGGCTATGTCAAGAACTTATGGTGTCTTCTTAACGGGTTTATTTGTCATGGGGACGGGGCTTGCAATTTTGCAAACAGCTTCAAATCCGTATGTAACGGTAATTGGTCCCAAGGAAAGTGCGGCGAGTCGAATCAGTATTTTGGGGATTTGTAATAAGTTTGCGGGTGCCATGGCCCCTTTGATTCTTGCTTATTATATTCTTAACGATGGTGATGCTTTTAAGCAGAGTTTAGAGACGATGAATGAGGTTGCCCGTGTTACAGCTTTAGACACTTTAGCGGCTCGCGTAATCAATCCATATATTGTGATGACTATTGTACTTTTGATTATGGGATTTGGCGTACGTATGGCCCCTCTTCCTGAAGTTGACGTTACAAAAAATGGAGATGACGAATCAGTGGATCATTCTACTAAGAAAAATATTTTCGGCTATCCTCATTTAATACTTGGTGTTTTAGCTCTGTTTTTCTACGTCGGTGCTGAAGTTGTAGCAGGTGATACTATTATCCGTTACGGCCTCTCTTTGGGAATAGAATTAAATGTCGCAAAAGCCTTTACTTCTTATACCATGGTCACAATGGTTGTGGGTTATTTATTAGGAATTACTTTAATTCCTCGTGTAATAAGTCAGAGATTCGCACTTCAAATGTCGGCTATTTTTGGTGTTATTTTCGCCCTGGGAGTTATTCTTACGTCAGGTCTTACCTCAGTTATTTTTGTTGCTTTGTTCGGATTTGCAAATGCATTGGTTTGGCCGGCAATTTGGCCTCTAGCTCTTTCAAATCTGGGTCGATTCATTAATACAGGATCAGCTCTTTTAATTATGGCTATCTCCGGTGGTGCAATAATGCCTTTGGTTTGGGGACATCTTTCTGATTCATTTGGAAGTCAGCAAGCCTACTGGGTGATGATACCTTGCTACTTATTTATCCTTTTTTATTCCATAAAAGGGTATAAGCTGAAATCTTGGAAATAA
- a CDS encoding lysophospholipid acyltransferase family protein, which translates to MNFILFPFKLIYKIYFLLYFVLTLILFYPLFYFFLAKKERFPKAFKIIRVYAKVWLYGSGIYLRVKGKENILRDQPFLICSNHTSFLDPAPLYAIFDQHFVFTGKKEIEKWPLFHIFYTSGMNILVDRHNRVGALKSFMKMKDVIDEGNPLVILPEGTIPPHAPKLGEFKAGAVSIAIQMGIPILPVTQTTNWRRLQRASLFKGNACPGVAEVVIHPPISTEGLTKQDTEALQEKLKEVINQPLKQKYGV; encoded by the coding sequence ATGAATTTTATTTTATTCCCGTTTAAACTGATTTACAAAATCTATTTTCTGCTGTATTTTGTATTGACCTTAATCTTATTTTATCCTTTATTTTATTTCTTTTTGGCTAAAAAAGAGAGGTTTCCTAAGGCATTTAAAATCATTAGAGTTTATGCTAAAGTTTGGCTTTACGGTTCAGGTATTTACTTGAGAGTAAAAGGGAAGGAAAATATTTTAAGAGATCAGCCTTTTTTAATCTGTTCAAACCACACATCATTTCTCGATCCGGCACCTCTTTATGCTATTTTCGATCAGCACTTTGTTTTTACAGGTAAAAAAGAAATTGAAAAATGGCCTTTGTTTCATATATTTTATACCTCAGGCATGAATATATTGGTTGATCGACACAATAGAGTCGGTGCATTGAAAAGTTTCATGAAAATGAAAGATGTGATTGATGAAGGGAATCCTTTGGTTATTTTACCGGAAGGAACCATTCCGCCACATGCACCAAAATTAGGAGAGTTTAAGGCAGGTGCAGTGTCTATTGCCATTCAGATGGGGATTCCTATTTTACCTGTAACGCAAACAACAAATTGGAGACGACTTCAGCGTGCTAGTTTGTTTAAGGGAAATGCTTGTCCAGGTGTTGCCGAAGTGGTTATTCATCCTCCTATTTCAACAGAAGGACTGACAAAACAAGATACCGAGGCTTTACAAGAGAAACTTAAGGAGGTGATTAATCAACCACTTAAACAAAAGTATGGCGTGTAA
- a CDS encoding FKBP-type peptidyl-prolyl cis-trans isomerase, protein MKYTLFILAICLFVSCSKDEEADYTVKNETEIQDYITTHNLNAKKSSTGLYYVIDEAGTGKQAMPNSYVNVTYKGYYTDGRVFDESNSDGIFTHLQQVIKGWTEGISYFKEGGNGKLLIPSHLAYGNSDYGSVPGGSVLIFDIQLKTVYDNLETCLKAKNETEIKTYIEKNKLDAQKCESGLYYVIEEEGTGIHPNAESNVTIAYKGYFTNDKVFDQSSSNGISIGLNDVIKGWTEGIPYFKEGGKGKLLIPSHLGYGANGGGPIPGGTVLIFDVNLIKVNE, encoded by the coding sequence ATGAAATATACCCTATTTATTTTAGCCATTTGCCTATTTGTTTCCTGTAGCAAAGATGAGGAGGCTGATTATACCGTGAAAAACGAAACTGAAATTCAGGACTATATTACAACACACAATCTGAATGCTAAAAAGAGCAGCACAGGTTTGTATTATGTGATTGATGAGGCTGGAACTGGTAAACAAGCTATGCCAAATTCCTATGTGAATGTAACATACAAAGGCTATTATACTGACGGACGAGTATTTGATGAAAGTAATTCTGATGGTATTTTCACTCACTTACAACAGGTAATAAAAGGATGGACAGAAGGGATTAGTTATTTTAAAGAAGGTGGTAATGGTAAACTTTTAATACCATCTCATCTGGCATATGGCAATTCAGATTACGGATCTGTACCAGGAGGATCTGTTCTTATCTTTGATATTCAACTTAAAACAGTATACGACAATTTAGAAACCTGTTTGAAAGCTAAAAACGAAACTGAAATAAAGACTTATATAGAGAAGAATAAGCTTGATGCTCAAAAATGTGAATCGGGTCTTTATTATGTGATTGAAGAAGAAGGGACAGGTATTCACCCCAATGCCGAGTCAAACGTGACTATAGCTTACAAAGGCTATTTCACCAATGATAAGGTATTTGATCAAAGTAGTTCTAATGGCATTTCTATTGGTTTGAATGATGTTATTAAAGGATGGACTGAAGGCATCCCTTATTTTAAAGAAGGTGGTAAAGGTAAACTCTTAATTCCATCACATTTAGGATATGGTGCCAATGGTGGAGGACCAATTCCTGGCGGTACTGTTCTTATTTTTGATGTCAACCTTATTAAGGTTAATGAATAA
- a CDS encoding nucleotidyltransferase family protein — translation MKPTLLVLAAGMGSRYGGLKQIDPIGPSNETIIDYSIYDAIEAGFGKIVFVIRESFEEEFKEIFNAKLAGKIDVAYVNQEIVNVPEGASFNPDREKPWGTGHAILMAKDCINEPFAVINADDYYGVEAFTTMANFLTNSITEQEYGMVGYQLANTISENGSVSRGVCSTNADDHLVTVVERTHIEKLKEGIACKEDEKWMPLAGETTVSMNFWGFTPQLFNHLEEQFISFLAAEGQALKSEFYIPSVVAKIIEGGNTKVKVLKSDAQWFGVTYREDKEKAAQAILELVEKGIYPVKLWS, via the coding sequence ATGAAACCGACATTACTTGTACTTGCAGCAGGAATGGGAAGCCGTTATGGCGGATTAAAACAAATTGATCCAATAGGCCCATCAAACGAAACGATTATCGATTATTCTATTTATGACGCGATTGAAGCTGGCTTTGGAAAAATTGTTTTTGTTATCAGAGAAAGTTTTGAAGAGGAATTCAAAGAAATTTTTAATGCAAAATTAGCTGGCAAAATTGATGTTGCTTATGTGAATCAGGAAATTGTGAATGTGCCTGAGGGGGCATCGTTTAATCCTGATCGTGAAAAACCATGGGGAACCGGTCATGCTATTTTAATGGCAAAAGATTGCATCAATGAACCCTTCGCTGTAATTAATGCAGATGATTATTATGGTGTGGAAGCATTTACTACGATGGCTAATTTCTTAACGAATTCAATTACGGAACAAGAATATGGTATGGTGGGTTATCAGCTGGCTAATACCATATCCGAAAATGGTTCAGTGTCACGTGGTGTTTGTTCTACGAATGCAGATGATCATCTGGTAACAGTTGTTGAGCGAACGCATATCGAGAAATTGAAAGAGGGAATAGCCTGTAAGGAAGATGAAAAGTGGATGCCGCTTGCTGGGGAGACAACTGTGTCGATGAATTTTTGGGGATTCACGCCTCAATTGTTTAATCATCTGGAAGAACAGTTTATCAGTTTTTTAGCCGCAGAAGGACAAGCCTTAAAATCGGAGTTTTATATTCCTTCAGTTGTTGCTAAAATAATTGAGGGGGGAAATACTAAGGTTAAGGTTTTGAAATCAGACGCACAGTGGTTTGGTGTAACCTATCGTGAGGATAAAGAAAAAGCAGCCCAGGCTATTTTAGAATTGGTTGAGAAAGGCATATATCCCGTAAAGCTCTGGAGTTAA
- a CDS encoding glucosamine-6-phosphate isomerase: protein MKNIFDSKVEKAFYELSGIEEITTKIPYVEVDNFPKLGLMTSLRFLEWADQNPQGVISLPTGKTPEYFIKYTQYLLENWNNNKGLDIRSKYGLGNMAKPDLRGLEFVQIDEFYPINPAQHNSFYNYVMNYYIKGFGLEEKNSLLINSNEIPLVDNKHFLEVFPDYNIDLSLRYRDAKSVVEEMQQKSIFMIDNWCTEYEHQIREKGGIGFFLGGIGPDGHIAFNTRGSDHYSTTRLTKTNFETQAVAAGDLGGIEVSRNRLVITIGLDTITHNPDAVSIIFAAGEAKADIVRDSLETEPDAVYPASVLQRQKNSRFYLTTGAACKLTDSVNRYYKSGDWTHTKTEKSIIDLCNKSNTYGHHLTLEDLKADPYTRLIPNLNENTVQSVIYSIKKKLEKGMKPDENEVIYHTGPHHDDIMLGIMPYTNRQMRSASNEIHFSVLTSGFTAVTNRFVIDVLKECQDFIAKGKIEMLNYPDFFELGYTKKWDKDVYHFLNSVADRNTSGKRRGLCHRLVRAIVDTWKVTDKANLDVTIEKIIDELENSYDGGKNSPEVQRMKGMIREFEEELVWAHFGTPVKNIHHLRLGFYKGDVFTETPEKNRDMLPVLEEFRKYKPTTISLAMDPEGSGPDTHYKVLQAIAGAVKEWKEEADLSNLRIIGYRNVWFKYHPADADTIVPVSLNALDVLENSFTEAYMSQVNASFPSYEYDGKFNELTQKVWVNQLKQIQMLLGKNFFYENNHPLVRATHGLVYMKEMNADEFVAMAQDLEKAVEENPF, encoded by the coding sequence ATGAAAAATATATTCGATTCAAAAGTAGAAAAGGCATTCTACGAATTGTCTGGTATTGAGGAGATCACCACAAAAATTCCTTATGTAGAAGTTGATAATTTTCCAAAATTGGGTTTGATGACTTCACTTCGTTTTTTGGAGTGGGCTGATCAAAATCCTCAAGGAGTTATCAGTTTGCCTACGGGTAAAACGCCTGAGTATTTTATTAAATATACGCAGTATCTTCTTGAGAACTGGAACAATAATAAGGGGCTTGATATTCGAAGCAAGTATGGTTTGGGTAATATGGCTAAACCTGATCTTCGCGGATTGGAATTTGTTCAGATTGATGAATTTTATCCTATAAATCCGGCTCAGCATAATAGTTTTTACAATTATGTGATGAACTATTATATCAAAGGTTTTGGTTTGGAAGAGAAGAACTCTTTATTAATCAATTCCAATGAAATTCCATTGGTGGATAACAAGCATTTTCTGGAAGTTTTTCCTGATTACAATATCGATTTATCATTGCGATACCGTGATGCTAAGAGTGTTGTGGAAGAAATGCAACAAAAATCAATTTTCATGATCGATAATTGGTGTACTGAATACGAGCATCAAATTCGTGAAAAGGGTGGTATTGGTTTCTTCCTGGGAGGTATCGGACCTGATGGTCACATTGCTTTCAATACAAGAGGTTCGGATCATTATTCTACCACACGATTGACCAAAACCAATTTTGAGACCCAGGCTGTTGCCGCAGGTGACTTAGGCGGTATTGAAGTATCGAGAAATCGTTTGGTTATTACCATCGGATTGGATACCATTACACATAATCCGGATGCTGTTTCAATTATTTTTGCAGCAGGTGAGGCTAAGGCTGATATTGTTAGAGACTCATTAGAAACCGAACCGGATGCTGTTTATCCGGCAAGTGTGTTGCAGCGCCAGAAAAATAGTCGTTTCTATTTAACTACTGGTGCAGCTTGTAAATTAACTGATAGTGTCAATCGTTATTATAAGTCAGGTGACTGGACGCATACAAAGACTGAAAAATCGATTATCGATCTTTGTAACAAGTCAAATACATATGGACACCACCTAACACTTGAAGATTTAAAGGCCGATCCGTATACACGTTTAATTCCCAATTTGAATGAAAACACAGTTCAGTCTGTAATCTATTCGATCAAAAAGAAGTTGGAGAAGGGAATGAAACCTGATGAAAATGAGGTGATTTACCATACCGGACCTCACCACGATGATATCATGTTGGGTATTATGCCTTACACAAATCGTCAGATGCGTTCGGCTAGTAATGAAATTCATTTTTCAGTTTTAACATCCGGTTTTACTGCTGTAACCAATCGTTTTGTTATTGATGTTTTAAAAGAATGTCAGGATTTTATCGCAAAAGGTAAGATTGAGATGCTGAATTATCCTGACTTTTTCGAACTTGGTTATACTAAGAAATGGGATAAGGATGTTTATCATTTTTTGAATTCCGTGGCTGATCGAAACACGAGCGGAAAACGAAGAGGATTATGTCATCGATTGGTGCGTGCTATTGTAGATACTTGGAAAGTCACAGATAAAGCAAATCTGGATGTGACCATTGAAAAGATTATTGATGAGCTTGAAAATTCTTACGATGGAGGCAAAAACTCACCTGAAGTTCAGCGAATGAAGGGAATGATTCGTGAGTTTGAAGAAGAGTTGGTATGGGCTCACTTTGGAACGCCGGTTAAGAATATTCATCATCTGCGATTGGGATTTTATAAAGGGGATGTCTTTACAGAAACTCCTGAAAAGAATCGTGATATGCTTCCTGTTCTTGAAGAATTCAGAAAATATAAACCAACAACCATTAGTTTGGCCATGGATCCTGAAGGTTCAGGACCTGATACGCACTATAAAGTTTTGCAAGCCATTGCAGGTGCTGTGAAAGAATGGAAAGAAGAGGCCGATTTGTCAAACCTACGTATTATCGGTTACCGAAATGTTTGGTTTAAATACCATCCTGCTGATGCAGATACCATTGTTCCTGTTTCGTTGAATGCACTTGATGTACTTGAGAATTCTTTTACCGAAGCCTATATGAGTCAGGTGAATGCATCTTTCCCAAGTTATGAATATGATGGGAAATTTAATGAGCTGACTCAAAAAGTTTGGGTTAATCAGTTGAAACAGATACAGATGTTGTTGGGAAAGAACTTTTTCTACGAAAACAACCACCCCTTAGTTCGTGCAACGCATGGCCTGGTTTATATGAAAGAAATGAATGCTGATGAGTTTGTAGCAATGGCTCAGGACTTAGAAAAAGCAGTTGAAGAAAATCCGTTTTAG
- the glmM gene encoding phosphoglucosamine mutase: MTLIKSISGIRGTIGGRPGQALTPMDVVSIAGAFGIWLQKSGANKKLVIGRDARISGEMVNQLVVGSLMSVGVEVIDLGLATTPTVEMAVTDMNAGGGIIITASHNPKNWNALKLLNSEGEFISDQDGKEILQLVEDKDYIYNEVDELGTYAKDETYLDQHIQHILDLDLVDVDAIAAADFSIAVDAINSVGGIAIPRLLKALGVNRVTEINCVPDGHFAHNPEPLPENIVEISELVKKEKLDLGIIVDPDVDRLALVCNNGTPFGEEYTLVSVADYVLQHSKGSLVANLSSTMALREIAEKHGCEFFESAVGEVNVVREMKKQSAVIGGEGNGGIIYPELHYGRDALVGVALFLTYLAKSKMTSCEMRATYPDYKIEKQKIELEGVVDLDGILEQVRRKFMDYLCHTIDGLKIVFPEGWVHMRKSNTEQIIRIYAEATTEKYAKDLAECVKQLMKNQN, encoded by the coding sequence ATGACTTTAATTAAATCGATATCAGGAATTAGAGGCACAATAGGTGGTAGACCAGGTCAGGCTTTAACACCTATGGATGTGGTTAGTATTGCCGGGGCTTTTGGTATTTGGCTACAAAAAAGTGGGGCGAACAAAAAGCTAGTGATTGGGCGTGATGCCAGAATCAGTGGCGAGATGGTGAACCAACTTGTAGTTGGCTCTTTAATGTCAGTTGGAGTGGAGGTCATCGACCTTGGCTTGGCAACAACGCCAACGGTGGAAATGGCTGTAACCGATATGAATGCAGGAGGCGGTATTATCATTACAGCCAGCCATAATCCTAAAAATTGGAATGCCCTTAAATTGCTGAATAGTGAAGGGGAGTTTATTTCCGATCAGGATGGGAAAGAGATTCTTCAGTTGGTTGAAGATAAGGACTATATCTACAACGAAGTGGATGAGCTGGGGACTTATGCAAAGGATGAAACCTATTTAGATCAGCACATTCAACACATACTTGATTTAGACTTGGTAGATGTTGATGCTATTGCTGCTGCTGATTTTTCTATTGCTGTTGATGCTATTAATTCGGTTGGAGGTATCGCTATTCCTCGTTTATTAAAAGCTTTGGGGGTTAATCGAGTTACCGAAATCAATTGTGTGCCTGATGGGCATTTCGCTCATAATCCGGAACCCCTTCCCGAGAATATTGTGGAGATAAGCGAGCTGGTTAAAAAAGAGAAATTAGACTTGGGGATTATTGTTGACCCTGATGTTGATCGTTTGGCTTTGGTCTGCAATAACGGAACGCCTTTCGGTGAAGAGTACACGCTGGTTTCTGTTGCTGACTATGTGCTTCAACATAGCAAAGGAAGCTTAGTTGCCAATTTATCATCGACGATGGCTTTGCGAGAGATTGCTGAAAAGCACGGGTGTGAATTTTTCGAATCAGCAGTTGGTGAAGTCAATGTGGTAAGAGAAATGAAGAAGCAATCAGCAGTTATTGGTGGTGAAGGGAATGGAGGAATCATTTATCCGGAATTACACTATGGTAGAGATGCCTTGGTGGGTGTTGCCTTATTCCTGACTTATCTGGCTAAAAGTAAGATGACCTCTTGTGAAATGCGCGCAACATATCCCGATTACAAAATCGAGAAACAAAAAATCGAATTGGAAGGCGTAGTCGATTTGGATGGCATTCTGGAGCAAGTTCGCAGAAAATTTATGGATTATCTATGTCATACCATTGATGGATTGAAAATAGTTTTCCCTGAAGGCTGGGTTCATATGAGGAAATCCAATACCGAACAAATCATTCGAATTTATGCCGAAGCCACAACTGAAAAGTATGCTAAGGATCTGGCAGAATGTGTTAAACAATTAATGAAAAATCAAAATTAA
- a CDS encoding ROK family protein — translation MRPEFKYEKEIVGTANARNRKQEQYRKIVSFLYETGNASIAEIVKHSKISQPLVASLVDDLLGFGVLLDNGIGESIGGRRPNLYCINSAYQYVVGVDINLHTLTIALFDLSNQLVSREEYKNFDLENSSVYTDKLVGKINDVLNEKHISASKVLAMGLSIPGLIDAKNGVSFTHLTFAEQGLGNYLTEKLGFSVVLDNDARMMALGEKAFGKAKGKKDVLCLNLSNRIGLGIILNEQLYSGKNGFAGEFGHILIDPEGEQCYCGKIGCLETLTSGEILVRNINEGIEKGQASFLRQRKDEGKSIDLREVVAAINTGDQFAIDQLNKMSDYLGKGLVTLIHLLNPEMIIIGGRLAQTGKYIVDPVRMALNKYAMDRISSETEVVCSDLIDDAALMGTLSNVMKEVLRIS, via the coding sequence TTGAGACCGGAATTCAAATATGAAAAAGAGATAGTAGGAACTGCAAATGCAAGAAACAGAAAACAGGAACAGTATCGAAAGATTGTTTCGTTTTTGTATGAAACAGGGAATGCTTCAATAGCCGAAATTGTAAAACATTCGAAAATAAGTCAGCCTTTGGTTGCTTCATTGGTTGATGATTTATTGGGTTTTGGTGTATTACTTGATAATGGTATTGGGGAATCGATAGGAGGAAGACGTCCAAATTTGTATTGTATTAATTCAGCATATCAATATGTTGTTGGGGTTGATATCAATTTGCATACGCTCACTATTGCACTTTTTGATTTAAGCAATCAGCTTGTTAGTCGTGAAGAGTATAAGAATTTTGATCTTGAAAATTCATCGGTATATACCGATAAGTTGGTGGGTAAGATAAATGATGTACTTAATGAGAAGCATATTTCGGCATCGAAAGTTTTAGCTATGGGGCTTTCCATACCGGGTTTGATTGATGCTAAAAATGGCGTGTCATTTACACACTTAACTTTTGCAGAGCAGGGCTTAGGAAATTATCTGACTGAGAAGCTTGGTTTCTCCGTTGTATTGGATAATGATGCGAGAATGATGGCTTTGGGAGAAAAAGCTTTTGGAAAAGCAAAGGGAAAAAAGGACGTTTTATGTTTGAATTTAAGCAACCGAATCGGTCTGGGGATTATTTTAAACGAGCAGTTGTATTCAGGTAAGAATGGTTTTGCTGGTGAGTTTGGTCACATTCTGATTGATCCGGAAGGCGAGCAGTGTTATTGTGGGAAGATTGGCTGTTTGGAGACTTTAACATCGGGTGAGATTCTGGTTCGAAATATCAATGAAGGCATTGAAAAAGGGCAGGCAAGTTTTTTACGGCAACGTAAAGACGAAGGCAAATCAATCGATTTGAGAGAGGTTGTTGCTGCTATCAATACAGGCGATCAATTTGCTATTGATCAGCTCAATAAAATGAGTGACTATTTGGGGAAAGGCTTGGTGACTTTGATTCACCTTTTGAACCCGGAAATGATAATTATTGGTGGACGATTGGCTCAAACGGGAAAGTATATTGTTGATCCTGTGAGAATGGCTTTAAACAAATATGCTATGGATAGAATTAGTTCAGAAACAGAAGTTGTGTGTTCTGATCTGATTGATGATGCGGCGCTGATGGGAACCCTATCTAATGTGATGAAAGAAGTTTTAAGAATAAGCTAA